Genomic DNA from Cololabis saira isolate AMF1-May2022 chromosome 20, fColSai1.1, whole genome shotgun sequence:
TATCAGAGCTCACCATCCATGATGTTCAGCAGACTCATGAAGGTCGCTATAAGTGCTCCTCTGATGAGTTTGGACCATCTCCTCAAAGCTCTCTGAGGGTCAGAGGTCGGGATGGTGAGAGCACTTCCTGTTAAAAGACCTTCTTTGATAATAAACCAACTGTTGAAGATGTTTCTATCATTTCTCCTGTAGATCCAACAACAACACCTTCAACCAGTTCTCTTACAGCCTCTTCCACTCTTCCTCCTAGTCCTCCTCCTAGTCCTCCTCCCGCTCATGTTCTAGTCCTGGTTGTGGGAGTTGTGGCTtccttggttctggttctgcttcTACCTGTAATTCtgatgtgcagaaaaaaaacaggtgGGAATCATGATTTTCTGTTCTCATTTCATTCTGAAGtagtgtttggttttgtttctcttctcttttttgtgcatgACAGGACAGGTAAATGGTCTGCTGTTACTTGCACAGAGACCTCAGTACCACTGAAGCAGTCTGTTTTCAGATAACAGCAACACAAGGACAACTCTTGTTCATCTCTTCCAAACTTAACTGATAAATATATTCATGTCATTTCATGAATCAGTgtgatgatcagaggggggactccaggtcagcatgcagctcctgaagctctggcctgcaaacatgcacagaagagaagggggggggggggttctaagATGATGCATATGTATTTGACATAATCTCTAAATAAACTGTTTCGTCTCTGCaggacaaaatcactcatgtccaGGAGACGTCATCTACGCTGAAGTAGACTTTTccttatcagccaatcagattcCAGAGAGCCAGTCAGCTGTTTCCAAGCTCCAATCAGAGGAGGCCAACTGTATTTATGGCCTCACCTGTGATCCTGCAGGTGAAGCTCAATGAAACTCCAACATGTGAAGTTTGGAACGTATATGAGTTTATATAAGAAGTTAAATGAAAGTGTAAAACATCTCATTCACAAATCCTGAAAAACTATTTTTGTTGTGTGAAATCAGCTGACTGAATGTACCAAGAACCagtcaaaaaccaaaacaaccccacATGGAGATAAGTTATAGAAATGGGTGTAAGATGGATGAACAAGGGAAGTTCCATGTTTTCTAAGAAGTTTCTGCAGGACCATGTTCTCCAGGACCGCCTGTACCACAGGTAAAGACCATCACCAGCCGTTAACACTGAGTTGAAAAAACACGGGAGACCCCTCGCAGTTATGAAGAAAACAAGTCTCATCGTGTCCTCTCAAATGCAACTTGCATGGACGACCAGCAGATGTCCCTCACATGTAGTAGTGTGATCACACACTTACTATGATTTGTTGTAGttagtttaaataaatcatttatttaACTTTGAACTGTGTGTGACCTCTCCTTTGTTGTAAACCCTGAACCAGGGTTGTaacaattgattgattgattgattgatatattTATTTGGTCACGTTGTAAAGTTATTTGTCGATCGATACAACGTTTTTTTCATGTATATCAAGGATCAAAAGGTGTAGacagaagccaaagcttattttgtctacccttttaACATAATATAACCACTACagtgcaagatttgaaaaaaacaaaactaaataacTACgtgagagagaaaataaataaataaatatatatatacacacacatacacatacatatatacatatatatatatatatatatatatatatatatatatatatatatatatacatacatatatatacatacatatatgtatatatatatatatatatatatatatatatatatatatatatatatacatacatatatacatacacatacatacacatacacatgcataccCACATACATAtgagataaagaaagaaaaaagtaaataaattggaaaaagaaataatgttGCTCAAACTGGCCTATCTCGGCTTAACAGCATCAAGATGTGAATACATTCATCCACATGTACCAAACCCCCTTATATATACATAGctgtgcatacatacatacatatatatgcacttatttatacctgtatacatatacatacatgtgcACTCATctacacatacatgcatacataagcATTCATATACATACTTCCACATACATGCATCCTTCCATAgacataatacacacataattcTGTCCATAATTTAGCAATAAATTTACATAAATTGCAAAAGTCCATTAAAAATTGTGGTcaccgaaagaaagaaaaaaaagaaaaattgtggTCACCGAAACAatagaaaggaagaaaatagataaatgaatataaaaatagataaataaaaagaatgaggaaaaaataaataaatgaatgaatgaatgaaaaatgagtacttaaattataaataaggaaggaaaatcATATTGACAAGTACAAGTGGTTCAGAATAAATTGACGGTTGTAATCAGAGTATACAATTCGATTGCAAGGGGAGTATTCGTGTGTTTTAGACACTGTTGAAATAAGGAGATTTCATTCTTAAGAGCAGTCCATGAAGCGGGGATTTAGCGTAGCGACACTTGTGAATATAGTATTTTGTAAGAATAATCAAATTGGCTTTCAAGATGGCGGCAAGCTAGTCGGACGCATTTCTCTCGCCTCCGCTGGTGTGTTAGAATTatctaaataaattaaacagaaTATTATGGAAAAGTGAGCTATTTTATCCCCATAACCAAAATCCTTGATGGGAGACAGAAAATCGAGCAGACTCCGAGGCAAACATCAAGCTAAGTTGGAGTTCAGTTCTATTGGAGGCCGAGGTGGTGGAAAGGCTAGCGTTGGTAGCATTAGCATGGACCCGGAGGAAAAGTCCGGCATGGAAGACGGAGGGGAAGGCGCTGGAAATGCGCTGATTCTAGAAGCTATCAGGGATCCGAAATCTGACTTTTCTAAGAGACTGGATTCAGTCATGCTGGCAATTGAAGGAGTGAAGAAGGACGTTGGGGGATGTAAAGAACATGTCAAATGTGCGGAGGCCCGAATCTCCAGCGCGGAGGATACTGTGGCTGGGCTACAAGCCAAGGTGCAAAGGTTGGAGAAACAGCACGCGGAGATGGGAGAAGGTTATCTCCATGGAAACGAGGTCCagaagactgaacttaagactGGTTTCTCTGCCTGAACATGCTGAGGGGAGCAACGCTTGTGCTTTCCTGGAGAGGTGGCTCCCCGAAACGCTCGGAATAACGTCTGGGATAACCGTGGAAGCGGCCCATAGGATCGGTCAGCGAAGGGACGGCAATGCTCCACCAAGAACCATGATTATGAAGTTCCTGGATCGCCGGGACCTGGAGAAGGTGACGCAAGCCATTAAAGCTATAACCACAGCCAACTGGCTTATGAGAACATATATTACTCCAGAAAAAATGAATAAGTTTAACGGAGATATACCTGATTTGTGCTATAGATGTGCTGCAGAGAAGGGCACTTTGTTCCACTGTCTCTGGTCATGCCCCAGGTTAATGGAGTTTTGGAGGGAGGTGGGATGGGAAATTCAGAAAATACTGGATATCTCCATCGTACTAGAACCCAAACTCTTCCTGCTGGGACTCTATCCAGATGGTCACACGTACAGGCGAAGTGAGCAGAGGTTTATTGATATTAGTTTACTGCTAGCCAAGAGGGTTATTGCTATGTCTTGGAAGAGTCCACACAAACCAAACATCAAGAAGTGGTTCCAGGAGATGTCACTGTGCTTACCGGTTGAAAGGATAACATACATCATCAAGGACAAACAAGAAATCTTCGAGGAAGTCTGGGGTTGTTTTATTGACTATATGAAAAATGAGAACCTAAATCATCTAATGGAAGAGCCTGGAGGAGAGTAGTGCCTTTGTCTGTTGTGtttcgttgtttttttttttttttttttttttttttccttattttaatgtCACTGGTCTCGTGTAGCACTGCTTTTCTGTTTGTTGtgttatgttaaaaaaaggaaaacaataaaagatattgtttaaaataaaatagggTTTTGTATTGAGAGGTCAGCTCTACGGCTTCCCAATGTCCACAGTAACATTTACATAAAGCAGCAATCTTTCAACTGACAGAGTTTTATATGAGCAGCTGTTGATTCCATCTGTTTTCATCAAAGAAGATGTTTGTTGCAAGAGCTTCAtccttgaattaaaaaaagagaagaagagcttAGTTAAAAGACAAAAGGCATGACAGatatatttgatttgatcttgAATAAGCTGAAACAAACTGAGACTATAGTACTTTTAAAACAGGGCTCTTACTGTAATTCCCCCTACTAGACAAGGGAAGTTTATTTCCATTGCACAATTcaaacaacaaggtgattcaaagggctttacaaaaacagtaaaacacaaataaaaagcatgatttaaaatgtaaacaaaaaaaagaaataagaacaacaGATACAATCTGTAGTGAAAATATGATCAAGTTTTAtaactgcaggtttggagctttACTCagatgcagctgagaacaggaggagtgtttcagctgatctgagactttctgggagtttgttccagacatgtggagcaaagacgctgaatgcagcttctccatgttttccatgttgtttttttaacctaACATCCGTGCATCACAGCACATGAGAAATTTGagccagtttgcctgaaccgagacgtcttatgggctgccctcgtcagcctccacggccgggagagtgctgctcatctatgttttagatacctgtcgcagttaaactaacgcggcttatcttcccagagcaaccggactacgtcatcgcccccagaatgcattgcgcaggtaaaacatggcgcctcccgcaggtcaaaatatgtaataaacattgtagatttttaaagcaattacattattttgtgtgtttctaacaacatattttagtataagagaacaattgtggcttatTAGGGCCTACACGTCTTAATAACCGGGGTTCCTTTTAAAGCTGACTTAGTGTTTCTGTAGGAAACCCACATGCGCACCAAAGATcaagtcacacttaaatgtcCCTGAGTTTTTGAggtgtttcactctgatttcaaTTCTAAGGCCAGGGGGGTTGCTATTTTAATTGGTAAGTCAATTTAGTTTTCAGCTTCTAAGGTGATATAATACTTAATTGTTGCAGGTACGCTATTTCATATTCCCATTTTATTAGCATACATATATGGCCCCAATTTCGATGAACCACACTTTATGAATAAGCTATTTGAATGTTTTCGCTCATTGAACAATGAAAAGTAAGGACAAATCCATGATCAGTAACAGGTCTGACTCCAAACACCTGTTGGCAGGATGTCTAAAGAGCAAGAAGATGGggtgaaaatgaaaaagaaaatctttgcAATCATCGGTTGATTGACGGGTGAATGGATATGTTGGAAGGtaataaaaaaagtaattgaTGTCGGCTCTTCATCTTTATCATGGAGAAAACTAGTAAAAAACCAAAGAAGCCCTCTGGTGCCCAGTACAGAAAAAGATGCAAAGAAGGAGAGGAAAAACGGGCTAAAGATAAAAGTATGCAAATTTCTATGAGTGACGTGAGTGACAGTAGGCTATAGGTTGGAGGGTGTCACCCAGGGCGTAAATCTAGTCAGAGAAGTATGACTTCCTTGTGTTCCTCAGCTGTATATAATGAATAATGAACTTGGAAGTTAATTTTTCTCCATCTGAGCTCAGCTTTCCAACACTCTTTTCCCATTTTTCACCAGTGTGGAGTTTCGCCATGGAGACTTCTTCCTTCCAGAAATAACGTTCCCCTTACTGGGAGCAATTAACAATTAACACTTTAGCATTGAAGCTACTGGCGAGCTCAAATAAAAAATTTTAAcctgaaataacaaaaaaaaaaactaatactCGAGTCTGAAATAACcatcaattactcatcaaaacAAAGTAACTTCCACTTGCTAGTGTATTTTGTTTACcgttatataatattataatgtCAAGTGCTTTGTGTTATTTGGACTGTTTTAATAAGTTTTGTAGACAATTTTTGTTTTCACATTTTTGCCCCGCTTTGATCTGCGGTGGTCCACCCCATGAAAATGTTGTTTCATTTGCTACCGAAAACAGAAAGGGGCCgtgaaccagctctggaactggtttggtggaaaaggggaatGAGATTCCGATCTAATCAGTGGCAAAAAGTGTAGCACAAGTTTCCCTgtggtttctctttttttccccctgttgcTCGCTCCTGATTCATGACGTTTATTGGACGACACGTTTTTCCTCTTGAAATCTCACCTTCCGTTGCTCTGCAAGAGCCTGCCTTCACTCGCACTCAAGTGCTGTCAATCATTGCACAGTCAGATCACAGGTCTCTTCTCTCTTCCGCCTCATGGTAGCGCATATCCGCCTCAACTGAGTCAATCATTGGGAAGACTCCCCCCCAAACAGATAAATTACTTGTACTGACCTCTTTGGGTTTTTCTCATTGCCAGGGTCTCCCTTGTGAAACATCATGGTATAGCGGGCTACATCAGCAGGCGGCCGCACAATCTTCATATTCTGCAGCCGAACCCTGTGTGTATCACAGCAGCATGAACCagaaaatgaatgaaggaaAATGCATCACATCTACTGTAAACATGAAAGACCAGCGATGATCTTCTATTATGTTTCTCACCTTGTGTAAAGGTCATCATCttccccaccccaaccccagtAAACGTTTGGAAAACCATTCACTTTTTGAAACTGTTCTCTGGTAAAAGCGGTAACTCCACCAAAGTTGTTTTGGTAACGCAGCCTGTGGAAAATTACAATTCTTTTAGGACAAAAGACAATAGCATTGGATATTTACGGGAGAAGAATAAAGTTTAACCACTAACCGTCaaacagtgttgtgcatgaacgcgttcattgatcacgttcatttctgtgagaacgttgaactgaacgcaacatatttacacataaagaacttgaacgtgaacttgttcattctgcagatcatgaactggaatttgaactgttcagattatgtgagttgcagcttcactgtttaggtccaattattacggaataatccttcttatttcaccagcgggcggcgcacacatttaaaatgctcgacgagcccgttgcagtctttacgaatgaaggctgatttatggttccgcgttacaccaacgcggacctacggcgtagggtacgcggcgtgcggaccgtatggttcgcgtcgccgcgtaccttacaccgtagtcttcgccgtcgatttaacgcggaaccataaatcagccttgactggtgaagagagacgttgcagacgcagcgtcagcgagccatcagatgatgatccgtttatcattatctgcgggaattttacacatcgtctcccaaagagtctgacggtaggaaagtaacctttctgtgcaaattatgtccacctgcgctgagagaacaagtccgagcgtctgcctcgtcaacttcaaatttgaaacgtcatgtggagttaaagcatccgtccagtgtgagaaaatatctgcgagtccttaacaatcaaaaaagttcccagaaagaccaagaggtctgatttcccagtaacaggtagacaaattgataatgcactacaatgttgcagatttacagcctctgaataaagttgaaacgccactaggacaatacatgattgtattcagcaggggtctccaaccctgtcctgcatgttttacatgtttccttgcatcatcacacctgattctaattaatggccgtcatcagcttgtcatccaggtctgcacaagtctgttaatgacagtcatttatatcagggttctgaggggaaatatctaaaacatgcaggacagggggtcctgaggaccagggttgaagaccactggtatacggtgaacacttttaggataggggggcttttcattcgtacttctcacctaaaaatattgaaatgaactgaatttgaactagttcaaaatgaaaatggtgaactatgaacgtgaacagttcatttttaaactatgtgaactgaactttgaactagttcatgagaagtatgaacttgcacactGCCGTCAAAACCCATAAAACTCaacaataaagaataaagtttAACCATTAACCCTCAAAGCCCATAAAACTTAACAGCAATAAAACTGAAATTAAACCTTTGATCTTAGTTGTATACTTACTTGTATCCTGTGCTATTCCTGCCAACTATCAGGTGTTTGGGCCGATTGTCGTCACAGATATATACATTCTTGTCATTTTCAGGAATCAGGTCCACATCATGGAAGATGAAGCAGTCCCAACTGTGGTCCTTCAGCGCCTCCAAATACCCTACATTCATGAGCTTGGCTCGATTAAAAGTTGCATCTCCAGCCTGTTTAAAAGAAACGAAAAGAAAACACATGCCACGACAATAAACATGTTCACTCCAGAAATAAGAGTTTAAGCATACATTCTCTGATATGAAACACTGCATATCTATTTAGGGGACAGATACCTGGTGGACGACATAAATGGCATAGTGTAGTTGCTGTCTTTGTAGAAATGGGTGCAGGTGATACAGGAAGTAGATGAGGTGGGTTTCTCGCCAGCGATGTGGGATGATGATAGCTACGCTCTGCCGCGCTGTACAGCCCGAGGGCTCATACTCTCCCTCAGACACTCCTTTGTTCTCATTTTCTACATTCTTCAATGTCAGAGAAGACTCAAAGGACGGCTTCACGAGTCCCTCTGTGTAAAAATTGACCAATGTCTTATGCCAACACTGTTCAGCTTCTGCATACGGTATGTGTCACATAAGCACAGATAATTAGAATAAGATACAAAAAAAATTTCACATTTTAATGAGGGTCTGCTGATGAATAACTCACAGTTTCAGTCTATTTTCAAATGCTGCTGCCTTGTTAGATGACAGACAACCCTAAGCATCTAAAAATACAAGATCTTGAGTTTTTAAAGGACTTTGTGCTACATTCAACTGTCTATAAACagcacaaataaacacatttaggcTCAGGAGGTCACCCTCTAAGCCTGGAGATGAAGTTTGTTTTACAACACTAAGATTTGCTTAGCATTTTTATTGGTCCTCTTTTAACTTCTATGATTACGTTTTATGAGTCTTTTAGTCACTTCTAACCAAACATTcctcaaataaaattaaaacaaatattataacataaaaGAAAgtctttt
This window encodes:
- the LOC133420660 gene encoding beta-1,4-galactosyltransferase 4-like isoform X2, which gives rise to MWFCLAVGDHLYRRRYFLLSFFSVLVLVWIAIFSGEALKIIPVFSATMQTRKDNLMDQPDNGTSTPDQLYIATQKGECPVESPLLQGLVKPSFESSLTLKNVENENKGVSEGEYEPSGCTARQSVAIIIPHRWRETHLIYFLYHLHPFLQRQQLHYAIYVVHQAGDATFNRAKLMNVGYLEALKDHSWDCFIFHDVDLIPENDKNVYICDDNRPKHLIVGRNSTGYKLRYQNNFGGVTAFTREQFQKVNGFPNVYWGWGGEDDDLYTRVRLQNMKIVRPPADVARYTMMFHKGDPGNEKNPKRMKLLQQTSSLMKTDGINSCSYKTLSVERLLLYVNVTVDIGKP
- the LOC133420660 gene encoding beta-1,4-galactosyltransferase 4-like isoform X1 produces the protein MWFCLAVGDHLYRRRYFLLSFFSVLVLVWIAIFSGEALKIIPVFSATMQTRKDNLMDQPDNGTSTPDQLYIATQKGECPVESPLLQAEQCWHKTLVNFYTEGLVKPSFESSLTLKNVENENKGVSEGEYEPSGCTARQSVAIIIPHRWRETHLIYFLYHLHPFLQRQQLHYAIYVVHQAGDATFNRAKLMNVGYLEALKDHSWDCFIFHDVDLIPENDKNVYICDDNRPKHLIVGRNSTGYKLRYQNNFGGVTAFTREQFQKVNGFPNVYWGWGGEDDDLYTRVRLQNMKIVRPPADVARYTMMFHKGDPGNEKNPKRMKLLQQTSSLMKTDGINSCSYKTLSVERLLLYVNVTVDIGKP